The sequence below is a genomic window from Deinococcus apachensis DSM 19763.
GCGCCGTGAGCTGCGGTTCAAGCCGCTCATGATCGGGGAGGTCTGCGGCTACGTCATTGGCCACGGCATCCTGGGAATTGGGGCGGCCTACCTGGGCTTCGGGGCGATGAGCCTCGTCGTGAGTGCGGCCGCCACCTGGACGATCCAGCTCGTGGTGAGCTATGCCTTCGCCCGCCATCCCTTCGCGTTCACATTCCGCTGGGCGCCGTACCGCGACCTGTACAGCTTCGGTGCCCGCGCCTCGGCCCTGCGGCTGCTGGAGTTCTTCAGCGGGAATATTGCAACGTTCATGCTCACGCGCTTGTTCGACGCGGCCGCAGTGGGCTTGTACAACCGCGCCTTCGTGATCGCCGGGATGCCGGTCGGGCGCTTGGCCGGGGGCCTGACGAGGGTCCTGGTGCCGTCGTTCAGCGCCATTCAGGACGACCCAGTCAAGATGCGCCGGGTGTACAGTTCGAGCCTGCTGGCCATGGCCGTGGTCCTGTTCAGCCTGTCGGCCGGGTTGTTCGTCTGCGCGCCCGAGATCGTCCGGGTGCTGCTGGGCGACCGCTTCACGGCGGCAGTGCCGCTGGTGCAGGCCTTCGCGGTGTACGTGCCTTTCCCAATCCTCGCCAACGTGGCGGCCATCGTAGCGGAGGCGACTGCACGGCTGAACATCAAGCTTGTCCTACAAAGTGCTCAACTGCTGTTCCTGATGCTCGGCTTCTGGACGGTGTACCGGCTGGGGTGGGGCGTGCAGGGCTTTGCCTGGGTGCTGGTGGGGGCTGGGGTGC
It includes:
- a CDS encoding lipopolysaccharide biosynthesis protein encodes the protein MTTLRERTMNALKWSYLGFLTNLLLQPLLMAVLSRLLTPAEFGVAAFASTLSTFGALLTELGVGQALVQRRDLTHEHIRAGFTSSVLLGVTVTALVWLAAPLAGVYAHNPAVVPVFRGFALTYVVAAVAVVSTSLLRRELRFKPLMIGEVCGYVIGHGILGIGAAYLGFGAMSLVVSAAATWTIQLVVSYAFARHPFAFTFRWAPYRDLYSFGARASALRLLEFFSGNIATFMLTRLFDAAAVGLYNRAFVIAGMPVGRLAGGLTRVLVPSFSAIQDDPVKMRRVYSSSLLAMAVVLFSLSAGLFVCAPEIVRVLLGDRFTAAVPLVQAFAVYVPFPILANVAAIVAEATARLNIKLVLQSAQLLFLMLGFWTVYRLGWGVQGFAWVLVGAGVLYSAAYAVVAARILGGGGRDTVRAYGVGFACGAAVGIPLFLIIQALRAAHVGAFALFGLELLLGGVLLALVVIFGPNTELRGYALKFLRPLTARLAAR